A DNA window from Linepithema humile isolate Giens D197 chromosome 6, Lhum_UNIL_v1.0, whole genome shotgun sequence contains the following coding sequences:
- the LOC105671852 gene encoding protein hunchback: MNELQTDQSITATISNTMKPPDEDFLPLLYCSCGFTSRNKSQFIEHRKLCLSIPTFNKINKWQALINASGSFKRNLTSPTSMEQVENMTEEIYNSDLSIPQVNLHDSPKKQNKGFREGAKNCKMCGFVYRTKSEYWMHMRQHISGFTCTQCEFVTKYKHHMTHHWRSVHEGSKPFECDKCTYSCVSKSMLTSHMKKHSDIYPYNCADCMYKTKFCNALKKHLRKKEHRPAAVLNPDGTPNPSYVIDVYGTKRGPKRNPFFKILSPDKLNNYVDGMQEPSVFDNQDQVNEDIISEPNSPVFKLLMTDETNQNVTKNNQLSPTINSQGVQHPSSVAHNMPAYTVTTTNGMNNANKIDESDTARIESTATFHSPPYSDLMAAFNLPSPLVLHEDATYHENMRKMDTQKMDSARSTVTSMNAEVILPKVITRFGIKRFDAFNNAQAADKILELPVQEPQEFQEPDFRPLDLRIPEVMKRTDQPQLSVTSSPSATRANKRKGRAMKLERRMVEQNDDTDEDSEQNEMCFSDFFAKFVEFLKDGGMYFAGKKEIEELMDKKNSVDGVSICRHCGIIFKNSTMYIVHMGYHDSVNPYTCNMCGYQCDDKVSFFLHISRLKHSCKMRKLTTF, encoded by the exons ATGAACGAACTTCAAACGGATCAATCAATCACAGCCACAATCTCCAACACCATGAAACCACCCGACGAAGACTTTCTTCCTTTACTGTACTGTAGCTGTGGCTTTACCTCGAGGAACAA ATCGCAATTCATCGAGCATCGAAAGCTCTGTTTGTCTATACCGACCTTTAACAAAATCAACAAATGGCAAGCTCTCATTAACGCATCAGGCTCTTTCAAAAGGAATCTCACTTCTCCCACATCAATGGAACAAGTTGAGAATATGACAGAGGAAATCTACAACTCCGATCTTAGTATTCCTCAGGTGAATCTGCATGACAGTccgaaaaaacaaaacaaggGTTTCCGGGAAGGAGCtaaaaactgcaaaatgtGCGGATTTGTGTACAGAACGAAGAGCGAATACTGGATGCATATGCGCCAGCACATCTCCGGCTTTACTTGTACCCAATGTGAATTTGTTACTAAGTATAAGCACCATATGACCCACCACTGGCGCAGCGTGCACGAGGGCTCCAAGCCGTTCGAGTGCGACAAATGTACATATTCGTGTGTCAGCAAATCGATGCTGACCAGCCACATGAAGAAACACTCGGACATCTATCCCTACAATTGCGCGGACTGCATGTACAAAACCAAATTCTGCAATGCTCTGAAGAAGCATCTGCGGAAAAAGGAGCATCGACCGGCGGCGGTGCTGAATCCTGATGGCACGCCGAATCCTTCGTACGTCATCGACGTGTACGGCACCAAACGCGGACCAAAGCGAAACccatttttcaagattttatcgCCAGACAAACTGAATAACTACGTGGACGGCATGCAAGAGCCATCAGTTTTTGACAATCAAGACCAAGTAAATGAAGACATTATCAGCGAGCCAAACTCGCCCGTTTTCAAGCTTCTAATGACAGACGAAACAAATCAAAACGTTACCAAAAACAATCAGTTGAGTCCAACGATAAATTCGCAAGGTGTACAGCATCCATCATCAGTTGCTCATAATATGCCTGCCTACACTGTGACGACGACAAATGGAATGAACAATGCGAATAAGATCGACGAGAGTGACACGGCTAGAATCGAATCCACCGCGACGTTTCATTCTCCTCCTTACAGCGATCTGATGGCCGCGTTTAATCTACCGAGTCCTCTTGTGCTTCACGAAGACGCGACATATCACGAGAATATGCGAAAGATGGATACGCAAAAGATGGACAGTGCGCGATCAACGGTTACGTCGATGAATGCCGAGGTCATCCTTCCGAAAGTTATAACTCGTTTCGGCATCAAAAGATTTGATGCTTTCAATAATGCGCAGGCTGCTGATAAAATCTTGGAATTGCCAGTGCAAGAGCCTCAAGAATTTCAAGAGCCCGATTTTAGGCCGCTGGATCTCCGTATTCCCGAGGTGATGAAGAGAACTGATCAACCTCAGTTATCAGTTACGAGCTCACCGAGTGCTACTCGCGCTAATAAGCGCAAGGGTAGAGCGATGAAGTTGGAACGTCGCATGGTCGAACAGAACGATGACACGGATGAAGACTCAGAGCAGAACGAAATGTGTTTTTCCGACTTTTTTGCAAAGTTCGTAGAGTTTCTGAAGGATGGCGGTATGTATTTTgcaggaaagaaagaaatcgaGGAATTGATGGATAAAAAGAATTCAGTAGACGGCGTATCTATCTGTCGTCACTGCGGGATCATCTTTAAAAATTCGACGATGTACATCGTGCACATGGGCTATCACGACTCTGTTAATCCATACACGTGCAATATGTGCGGATATCAATGCGATGACAAGGTGTCTTTCTTTCTGCACATTAGTAGATTGAAACATTCGTGTAAAATGCGAAAACTGACGACATTTTGA